A window of Rattus norvegicus strain BN/NHsdMcwi chromosome 14, GRCr8, whole genome shotgun sequence contains these coding sequences:
- the Nmu gene encoding neuromedin-U isoform X1: MSRAANRRPGLSAGQLAAATASPLLSLLLLLACCADACRGTPISPQRLPPEQELQLWNEIPEACASFLSVDSQPQASVALRKLCRVLMEIFQKPQFLFHYSKTQKLGNSNVVSSVVHPLLQLVPQLHERRMKRYKVNEYQGPVAPSGGFFLFRPRNGKRSTSFI; the protein is encoded by the exons ATGTCGCGAGCAGCTAATCGCCGCCCAGGGCTCTCCGCAGGACAATTGGCCGCTGCAACTGCATCTCCTCTcctgtcactgctgctgctgctcgcCTGCTGTGCGGACGCTTGCAGAG gTACGCCAATATCGCCTCAAAGATTACCACCAGAACAAGAACTACAATTGTGGAATGAG ATTCCTGAAGCTTGTGCGTCCTTTCTGTCTGTTGATTCCCAGCCTCAG GCATCTGTTGCATTGAGGAAGCTTTGCCGTGTCCTGATGGAGATTTTCCAGAAGCCTCAG ttcttatttcattattcAAAGACACAGAAGTTGGGAAATTCAAATGTTGTG TCGTCTGTCGTGCATCCGTTGCTGCAGCTCGTTCCTCAACtgcatgagagaagaatgaagagATACAAAGTGAAT GAATACCAGGGTCCTGTAGCTCCAAGTGGGGGATTCTTTTTATTTAGG ccACGCAATGGGAAGAGGTCAACAAGTTTCATTTAA
- the Nmu gene encoding neuromedin-U precursor, producing MSRAANRRPGLSAGQLAAATASPLLSLLLLLACCADACRGTPISPQRLPPEQELQLWNEIPEACASFLSVDSQPQASVALRKLCRVLMEIFQKPQEQTEKDNAKRFLFHYSKTQKLGNSNVVSSVVHPLLQLVPQLHERRMKRYKVNEYQGPVAPSGGFFLFRPRNGKRSTSFI from the exons ATGTCGCGAGCAGCTAATCGCCGCCCAGGGCTCTCCGCAGGACAATTGGCCGCTGCAACTGCATCTCCTCTcctgtcactgctgctgctgctcgcCTGCTGTGCGGACGCTTGCAGAG gTACGCCAATATCGCCTCAAAGATTACCACCAGAACAAGAACTACAATTGTGGAATGAG ATTCCTGAAGCTTGTGCGTCCTTTCTGTCTGTTGATTCCCAGCCTCAG GCATCTGTTGCATTGAGGAAGCTTTGCCGTGTCCTGATGGAGATTTTCCAGAAGCCTCAG GAGCAAACTGAGAAAGATAATGCTAAGAGG ttcttatttcattattcAAAGACACAGAAGTTGGGAAATTCAAATGTTGTG TCGTCTGTCGTGCATCCGTTGCTGCAGCTCGTTCCTCAACtgcatgagagaagaatgaagagATACAAAGTGAAT GAATACCAGGGTCCTGTAGCTCCAAGTGGGGGATTCTTTTTATTTAGG ccACGCAATGGGAAGAGGTCAACAAGTTTCATTTAA